Proteins found in one Candidatus Eisenbacteria bacterium genomic segment:
- a CDS encoding rhodanese-like domain-containing protein, with the protein MRRICLILASLVCLGSSYGFQNQIRVTPGWLGEHLQDSSLVVLHVASLRADYTREHIPGARFLWPGWMTESTPELSFEVRPVAELDTLLEGLGISNSSNIVICHVLGDAAAAARVYVTLDFLGLGDRAYILDGGLEAWKAEGKPVIKEITPRKSVKFTPMIRSGVFVGLEYVKAQSGKTGFRLVDCRSAQGFNAGGVGMFRAGHIPGAVNLPFPAVLDSTNKYLPMDSLKAKFESAGIKTGDEIITYCYSGRATCPVYVAAKMLGYNVHLYDGSFDEWSRHEDLPVEVTKK; encoded by the coding sequence ATGCGTCGAATCTGTCTGATTCTTGCGTCCCTTGTTTGCCTTGGATCTTCATACGGTTTCCAGAATCAAATACGCGTGACGCCCGGTTGGCTTGGTGAGCATCTGCAGGATTCATCCCTGGTAGTTCTTCACGTTGCCAGTCTGCGAGCGGACTATACGCGCGAGCACATTCCCGGCGCCAGATTCCTGTGGCCGGGATGGATGACAGAATCCACCCCAGAGTTGAGCTTCGAAGTGCGGCCTGTCGCGGAACTCGATACGTTGCTTGAAGGGTTGGGTATCAGTAACAGCAGCAATATAGTCATCTGTCATGTTCTGGGAGACGCGGCTGCGGCGGCGAGAGTGTACGTCACGTTGGACTTTCTGGGTCTGGGCGATCGCGCGTACATCCTCGATGGCGGGCTTGAGGCATGGAAAGCTGAAGGTAAGCCGGTGATCAAGGAGATTACGCCTCGCAAATCAGTCAAATTCACCCCAATGATCAGGAGTGGAGTCTTTGTTGGCCTGGAATATGTGAAGGCACAATCAGGAAAGACCGGTTTTCGTCTTGTGGACTGTCGATCCGCGCAAGGATTCAATGCCGGCGGAGTGGGCATGTTTCGCGCGGGTCACATTCCGGGAGCAGTTAATCTCCCGTTCCCGGCGGTACTCGACAGCACGAACAAGTACTTGCCGATGGATTCGCTCAAGGCAAAGTTCGAATCGGCTGGAATCAAAACTGGCGACGAGATCATCACCTATTGCTACTCAGGAAGGGCCACCTGCCCGGTATATGTAGCCGCGAAGATGCTCGGGTACAATGTTCATCTGTACGACGGATCATTTGATGAGTGGTCGCGGCACGAAGACTTGCCCGTAGAAGTCACGAAAAAATAA
- a CDS encoding PhzF family phenazine biosynthesis protein, producing the protein MRIPIYQVDAFASEVFSGNPAAVCFLDAWLSDRELQSIAAENNLSETAFLVRSDDGFDLRWFTPVTEVSLCGHATLASAFVLFECLKWKEEAIRFRTRKSGQLVVTKREDLLEMDFPARPVHPMNSPAGLLEALKVQAQEVLGSAEDTLVVLDSETSVRELRPDFTALGEIECRGVIVTARGDRSDFVSRFFAPRVGIAEDPVTGSAHCVLIPYWARILGKKSLHALQVSRRGGELFCEDCGERVRIAGRAVLYLEGTISV; encoded by the coding sequence ATGAGAATACCGATTTATCAAGTTGATGCCTTCGCCTCGGAGGTTTTCTCGGGCAATCCAGCCGCCGTTTGCTTCCTGGATGCATGGCTCAGTGACAGAGAGCTTCAATCGATTGCCGCAGAGAACAATCTGTCTGAGACGGCTTTCCTGGTGCGCAGCGATGATGGCTTCGATCTCCGATGGTTTACACCAGTCACGGAAGTTTCCCTTTGCGGTCATGCAACGCTGGCGAGCGCTTTCGTTCTCTTTGAGTGTCTGAAATGGAAAGAGGAGGCCATTAGATTCCGAACACGAAAGAGCGGGCAGCTCGTCGTGACGAAACGCGAGGATTTGCTCGAAATGGACTTCCCGGCAAGGCCTGTGCACCCCATGAATTCGCCCGCTGGATTGCTCGAAGCGCTGAAGGTCCAGGCACAAGAAGTGCTCGGGTCCGCCGAGGATACTCTTGTGGTTTTGGATAGTGAAACGAGCGTCCGGGAGCTACGGCCCGACTTCACAGCCCTGGGCGAAATCGAGTGCCGCGGAGTCATTGTGACGGCCCGTGGAGATCGGTCTGATTTTGTATCGCGATTCTTCGCTCCCCGAGTGGGCATAGCCGAAGATCCTGTTACCGGCTCTGCTCATTGTGTATTGATTCCTTATTGGGCTCGCATCCTTGGGAAGAAATCTCTGCATGCCCTGCAGGTCTCGCGGAGAGGAGGCGAGTTGTTCTGTGAGGACTGCGGCGAGCGCGTCCGCATTGCCGGCAGGGCAGTGTTGTATCTGGAAGGCACAATATCAGTCTGA
- the cysE gene encoding serine O-acetyltransferase: protein MNKKSKRDSVWSTLRKEIVRMADSEPMLASYLHAAVLNHQSLEDALSFLLAGRLASPHFSTMSLREVIDEAFHASPDIREAIRRDLTAVMKRDPAARGMAEPFLHYKGFHALEAYRVSHWLWIESRKPLALHCQNRISEVFGVDIHPAAKIGKGILVDHGTGLVIGETAVVGDNVSMLHEVTLGGTGKETGDRHPKVGNGVLIGAGAKILGNVTIGDGSKVGAGSVVLDNVPPHTTVAGVPATIAGKPRAKMPALQMDQHIEVDSGKKQTPAHGRGKRRP from the coding sequence ATGAACAAGAAGAGTAAGCGCGATTCGGTTTGGAGCACTCTCCGGAAAGAAATTGTCAGGATGGCGGATTCGGAACCCATGCTGGCCAGTTACCTGCATGCAGCAGTTCTGAATCATCAGTCTCTCGAAGATGCGCTTTCTTTCCTCCTCGCCGGGAGACTTGCGTCTCCGCACTTCTCGACAATGTCCCTTAGGGAAGTGATTGACGAGGCATTTCACGCTTCGCCGGATATTCGCGAGGCGATTCGCCGGGACCTCACGGCCGTCATGAAGCGTGATCCGGCAGCCCGCGGGATGGCTGAACCGTTCCTCCACTACAAGGGATTTCATGCTCTCGAAGCCTACCGCGTGTCTCATTGGCTGTGGATTGAAAGCAGAAAACCTCTTGCGCTGCATTGTCAGAACCGGATATCTGAAGTATTTGGCGTGGATATCCATCCGGCGGCGAAAATCGGGAAGGGAATTCTCGTGGATCATGGAACTGGCTTAGTGATTGGAGAGACTGCCGTCGTCGGCGACAATGTTTCAATGCTGCACGAAGTGACGCTCGGCGGCACCGGCAAGGAAACCGGGGACCGGCATCCCAAGGTGGGGAATGGGGTTCTCATTGGGGCCGGAGCAAAGATTCTCGGTAATGTGACTATTGGAGACGGATCGAAAGTGGGGGCCGGCAGCGTTGTACTGGATAATGTGCCGCCGCACACTACCGTTGCGGGTGTCCCGGCCACAATCGCAGGGAAACCAAGAGCGAAAATGCCTGCGCTCCAGATGGATCAACATATCGAAGTCGACTCCGGGAAGAAACAAACGCCTGCACACGGACGGGGTAAGAGGCGCCCATGA
- a CDS encoding transcriptional repressor: MLILEIVRQGKGHLDADDIYRQARVEQPRLSLSTVYRALHALKRLGLTEEVHIDDSHHHYEPKQPVEHHHLVCLGCGRVIEFKYPLAHQMKKAVPDARNFDIVNTEIRVTGYCAGCRRKRKRT; the protein is encoded by the coding sequence ATGCTGATCCTTGAGATCGTCCGCCAGGGAAAGGGACACCTTGACGCCGATGACATCTACCGCCAGGCACGTGTTGAACAGCCCCGCCTTAGCCTGTCCACCGTCTATAGAGCCCTTCATGCGCTGAAGAGGCTGGGGTTGACTGAAGAGGTCCACATCGACGACAGCCATCATCATTATGAACCAAAGCAACCTGTTGAGCATCACCACCTGGTGTGCCTCGGGTGCGGACGCGTAATTGAATTCAAGTATCCACTGGCCCATCAGATGAAGAAGGCTGTTCCCGACGCCAGGAACTTTGACATAGTCAACACCGAGATCCGGGTGACCGGTTACTGCGCCGGGTGCCGCCGGAAGAGAAAAAGAACTTAA
- a CDS encoding FeoA family protein has product MTDKKQMTLTRMQSGRGGVVVQIDGGCGLVSRLDALGIRPGRRVTKVSSMLMRGPVTIEMNGARVAIGFGMAKKVIVEPDGDRE; this is encoded by the coding sequence ATGACTGACAAAAAACAGATGACTCTAACTCGAATGCAATCGGGCCGCGGCGGCGTAGTGGTCCAAATTGATGGCGGATGCGGTCTCGTCAGCCGGCTTGATGCCCTGGGAATCAGACCGGGCAGGAGAGTAACCAAGGTCAGTTCAATGCTGATGCGGGGACCGGTGACAATAGAGATGAATGGAGCGCGGGTGGCAATAGGTTTTGGCATGGCCAAGAAGGTGATTGTTGAGCCGGATGGCGACCGGGAATGA
- a CDS encoding ferrous iron transporter B, with protein sequence MRILLIGNPNVGKSVIFSRLTGIRVIASNYPGTTVSYSRGFTKVGQETAEVIDVPGTYTLDPTSEAEQVALRMLDTGDIVVNVVNATNLERNLYLTLQLLEKKIPMVIALNMWDETRHRGIRIDLQKLTELLGVPVIPTVATSGQGIKELVENIPNAASPETPSRSRDERWVAIGSIIDQVQQVTHRHHTWYEHLADASVNPLAGGLIALAVLAGVFFVVRLIGEGLISHVFDPLFDRLWAPVVLKLSQLMGSGGFIHDIIVGKIAGEKIDFLTSFGLLTTGLYIEFAVVLPYILSFYLVLGVLEDTGYLPRLAVLMDTIMHRLGLHGYAIIPTLLGLGCNVPAILATRILESKRERFIAAALISIAVPCAALQAMIIGLVGKHGGQYVAIVYGTLFVVWIGLGIILSHAVRGFTPELLIEIPPYRLPPVKLTLQKLWIRAYGFLKEAVPIVLGGILVINVLFLLGVFGAIADLAAPVVTGLFGLPKEAVIAVVVGFVRKDVAVGMLAPLGLSAEQLVVACVVLAMFFPCIATFVVLRRELGARNTLISTGIMISAALITGGLLHLILQTR encoded by the coding sequence ATGAGAATACTGCTTATAGGTAATCCCAACGTCGGAAAGAGTGTCATCTTCTCCCGTCTTACCGGCATTCGCGTCATTGCCTCCAATTATCCGGGAACGACGGTGAGTTACTCCCGCGGGTTTACGAAAGTCGGACAAGAAACTGCTGAGGTCATTGACGTCCCCGGCACCTATACGCTTGACCCGACCTCGGAAGCTGAGCAAGTGGCCTTGCGCATGCTTGATACCGGAGACATTGTAGTCAACGTAGTCAATGCCACCAATCTGGAGAGGAATCTCTATTTGACGCTCCAGCTATTGGAGAAAAAGATTCCGATGGTGATTGCCTTGAACATGTGGGATGAGACCAGGCATCGCGGAATAAGAATCGATTTGCAGAAGCTGACAGAGCTTCTGGGCGTGCCGGTCATTCCCACGGTAGCGACTAGCGGGCAGGGAATAAAGGAACTTGTCGAGAACATTCCCAACGCCGCCTCTCCCGAGACTCCTTCCCGCAGCCGCGATGAGCGTTGGGTTGCGATCGGCAGCATAATAGACCAGGTTCAACAGGTGACTCATCGTCATCACACCTGGTATGAGCATCTGGCCGACGCTAGCGTGAATCCTTTGGCCGGCGGACTGATAGCATTGGCCGTCTTAGCCGGTGTTTTTTTCGTTGTCCGCCTCATTGGCGAGGGCCTGATTAGTCACGTTTTTGACCCTTTGTTCGACCGCCTGTGGGCGCCCGTAGTACTCAAACTGAGCCAGCTCATGGGAAGCGGCGGATTCATCCACGATATTATTGTCGGCAAGATAGCCGGTGAGAAAATAGACTTCCTGACATCATTCGGATTATTGACAACGGGGCTCTACATAGAATTTGCCGTGGTGCTGCCTTACATCCTGTCGTTCTATCTGGTGCTTGGTGTGCTTGAGGATACCGGATACTTGCCTAGACTGGCCGTTCTGATGGATACCATCATGCACCGCCTGGGTCTGCACGGATATGCCATCATTCCCACCCTGCTAGGACTTGGCTGCAACGTGCCTGCTATCCTGGCTACCCGAATCCTGGAGAGCAAAAGGGAGCGATTCATAGCCGCAGCGTTAATATCTATTGCCGTACCCTGCGCTGCCCTGCAGGCAATGATCATTGGCCTGGTTGGGAAGCACGGCGGACAGTATGTTGCCATCGTCTACGGAACATTGTTTGTGGTTTGGATTGGCCTCGGGATCATACTCAGCCATGCAGTAAGGGGCTTCACTCCGGAGTTGCTGATCGAGATACCGCCGTATCGTCTCCCGCCGGTGAAACTCACTCTGCAAAAACTGTGGATACGCGCCTATGGCTTTTTGAAAGAGGCAGTTCCCATAGTTCTCGGTGGTATCCTCGTAATCAATGTACTTTTTCTGCTAGGGGTATTTGGGGCCATAGCCGATCTTGCAGCGCCCGTAGTGACAGGGCTGTTTGGACTACCTAAGGAGGCAGTGATAGCCGTGGTCGTGGGATTCGTGCGCAAGGATGTCGCCGTGGGCATGCTGGCGCCCTTGGGACTCAGCGCCGAACAGTTGGTAGTTGCATGTGTTGTGCTGGCCATGTTCTTCCCATGCATCGCCACCTTTGTTGTTCTTCGGCGTGAGCTCGGAGCACGAAATACGCTGATTTCAACAGGGATAATGATCTCTGCGGCTCTGATAACAGGAGGACTGCTGCACCTGATTTTGCAGACGAGGTAA
- a CDS encoding GNAT family N-acetyltransferase, with product MNGNVSIRDAVLSDAEVLVRFNTAIAAETEGKQLLYEKARPGVLAVLQNPNCGFYIVAEVDGKVVGSLMVTFEWSDWRNAAFWWIQSVYVMPEFRRRGIYRTLYETVRKRAGASSKVCGLRLYVERDNTAAQATYAKLGMTEMNYRMYEKLFD from the coding sequence ATGAACGGAAACGTCAGCATACGTGATGCAGTACTCAGCGACGCGGAAGTGCTCGTGCGTTTCAACACTGCCATAGCAGCAGAGACCGAGGGCAAACAGCTATTGTATGAAAAAGCCCGTCCCGGCGTTCTGGCCGTTCTCCAGAATCCAAACTGCGGGTTCTATATTGTGGCCGAGGTCGACGGCAAGGTGGTTGGCTCGCTCATGGTAACATTCGAATGGAGTGACTGGAGGAATGCCGCGTTCTGGTGGATCCAAAGTGTGTACGTGATGCCGGAATTCCGCCGCCGCGGCATCTATCGAACTCTGTACGAGACGGTTAGAAAGAGGGCCGGTGCTTCCTCCAAAGTGTGTGGGCTCCGGCTTTATGTCGAGCGGGACAATACCGCCGCCCAGGCGACATATGCTAAACTGGGCATGACGGAAATGAATTACCGAATGTACGAGAAACTGTTCGACTAA
- a CDS encoding metallophosphoesterase — MFCRSTRSLSYLIAFLLLLPVFSSAIASSANALPYTPTGDTLTVIMKPIQTVPAIVTRTDTVRIECLASSSTTDWAASLGFRQLSFPLSIASAQYITSLSRWRIKATLPTDIPFELYNLSVAASGGVSDMTKHAVQVISAFDTNFYFVHVTDTHMPTHLYYYQSGADTDSSELVDFREVVKDLNLINPTFLVHTGDIINEGELEDFEYRRYFTRTQKVLSELEVPVYVTAGNHDIGGWDSTPMPDGTARQTWWRFFGWPYLENPPSGEGHSQNFSFNYGSCHFTGLEAYINYDGWRSEIYGNQSFTAEQLSWLSSDLAGASGTLLQILFHHYDFSSQLNLSSLGVDLALYGHIHQDKGSLTGWPLNISTNSCCDGRRAYRLIRINGSTITPKATFSAGSSGTNLSISFSPANDGTATHVTANIVNNINERFERGMVRFYMKQGYNYAVTNGNLIQTVQSDSVVICYVGVDILASSSKSVSVDATSGVEEKLPQVSSALVATSCFPNPFETETSIRFSLRSNASVELAIFDVKGQLVKRLAREDLPAGTHTYSWDATDALMHHVPPGVYFCRVDVDGQRFTSKLVVVK; from the coding sequence ATGTTTTGCAGGTCCACCCGTTCTTTGAGCTATCTTATTGCATTTCTTCTGCTTCTGCCCGTCTTCTCGAGCGCAATTGCCTCATCGGCAAATGCTCTTCCGTATACACCGACAGGGGATACCCTTACGGTGATCATGAAGCCAATCCAGACAGTGCCCGCGATCGTTACTCGAACCGACACCGTTAGAATAGAGTGTCTGGCCTCGAGTTCAACGACGGATTGGGCTGCATCTCTCGGTTTTCGTCAGCTTAGTTTCCCTTTGAGCATTGCGAGCGCACAGTACATCACGTCACTTTCGCGATGGAGAATAAAAGCCACTCTTCCTACGGACATCCCGTTTGAGCTCTATAATCTCTCGGTCGCAGCTTCGGGCGGGGTCTCTGATATGACCAAGCATGCGGTCCAGGTGATCAGTGCATTTGATACCAATTTCTATTTCGTTCACGTGACCGACACGCACATGCCGACACATCTTTATTATTACCAGTCGGGAGCCGACACTGATTCTTCGGAGCTCGTGGATTTCAGGGAGGTCGTGAAGGACTTGAACCTGATCAATCCAACATTCCTTGTTCACACCGGCGACATCATAAACGAAGGTGAGCTTGAGGACTTTGAGTACAGACGCTATTTCACGCGCACTCAGAAGGTCTTATCGGAACTGGAGGTGCCGGTATATGTCACTGCCGGTAACCACGACATAGGCGGTTGGGATTCTACGCCGATGCCTGATGGCACGGCACGGCAAACATGGTGGAGATTCTTCGGGTGGCCTTATTTGGAGAATCCGCCGAGTGGCGAAGGTCATTCGCAGAACTTTTCCTTCAACTATGGCTCATGTCACTTCACCGGGTTGGAAGCTTACATAAACTATGATGGATGGCGGTCTGAAATCTACGGCAACCAGAGTTTCACGGCCGAGCAGCTTAGCTGGCTTTCCAGTGACCTCGCGGGAGCCTCGGGCACCCTGCTTCAGATTCTTTTCCACCATTACGACTTTTCGAGCCAGCTCAATCTCTCCTCGCTTGGAGTGGACCTCGCGCTTTACGGACACATTCATCAGGACAAAGGCTCCTTGACCGGCTGGCCTCTCAATATCTCCACGAATTCCTGCTGCGACGGACGTCGTGCATACAGGCTGATAAGGATTAACGGCAGCACCATAACTCCCAAGGCAACTTTTTCCGCCGGGTCGAGCGGAACCAATCTCAGCATTTCGTTCTCGCCCGCAAATGACGGCACTGCCACTCACGTTACCGCCAATATTGTGAACAATATCAATGAAAGATTTGAGCGCGGGATGGTCAGGTTCTACATGAAGCAAGGTTATAACTATGCAGTGACGAACGGGAATCTCATCCAGACCGTTCAATCGGATTCAGTTGTGATCTGTTACGTGGGAGTTGACATCCTCGCCAGCTCTTCGAAGAGCGTTTCGGTAGATGCCACCTCCGGAGTAGAGGAGAAGCTGCCGCAGGTGTCATCGGCGCTTGTTGCCACGTCTTGCTTCCCAAACCCGTTTGAGACCGAAACCAGTATCAGATTCTCTCTGCGGAGTAATGCATCCGTAGAGCTTGCCATCTTCGATGTCAAGGGTCAGCTTGTTAAGCGTCTGGCAAGGGAAGACCTTCCTGCCGGGACACATACGTATTCTTGGGATGCAACAGATGCTCTGATGCATCATGTTCCACCCGGTGTGTATTTCTGCCGGGTTGACGTAGACGGTCAAAGGTTCACATCCAAGCTGGTGGTAGTAAAATAG
- a CDS encoding methyltransferase — translation MEKRNPTYLGAGLALAGAALFYESLPLAGYTGLFLVAAHLFVVWYEEPALRRAFGQEYDAYRRQVRRWRPILRRA, via the coding sequence TTGGAGAAGCGGAATCCAACGTATCTTGGCGCCGGTCTTGCCCTTGCGGGCGCCGCACTCTTTTATGAATCGCTGCCGCTTGCGGGTTATACTGGATTGTTTCTTGTCGCAGCTCATCTCTTTGTGGTGTGGTACGAGGAGCCTGCTCTCCGGCGAGCCTTCGGACAAGAGTACGATGCGTATCGCCGCCAGGTCAGGCGATGGCGGCCGATCCTGCGGAGAGCGTAA
- a CDS encoding aromatic amino acid ammonia-lyase yields MAIILDGSNLTIEKLVKIARHSEQVELSPEAVERIKTCRAMLEEKLKAHEIMYGVNTGIGEFSEVVLNDEQVRQFQRYLIYNHAAGIGEPAPIEYVRGAIASRINVHARGKSGCRPEITRTMVEMLNKGVTPVVCQKGSVGACGDLAPMSQIALLLMGEGEAYYQGKCLPGKEALDKAGIPVPGLQARDGLATINGSNLMAAMSALHLYDMNRWLKQAEIACAMTLEALYANMKPYDVRLHELRGFPGAVRSAKAIMKCIAGSDLVTGKLKTKVQDAYSMRSSPQVTGAAHDALAFARRQVEIELNAVADNPVFLPEDRLTLTGANFQGSPVCLPMDMAGAAITMVCVLSERRLNRLTNPALSVGLPAFLTKGAGMFSGMMLSQYTADSLIVEQRILSMPASIQSIPAAADQEDFVSMGMNTAIKNAQILDNAYGILGIEFMAAAQALDFREFTPGRGVEKARGVVRKYVEHLDEDRPLYPDHTRMKELVKSCEILEEVEKVVGSLE; encoded by the coding sequence ATGGCCATAATTCTGGACGGTTCCAACCTGACCATTGAGAAACTTGTCAAGATTGCCCGCCATAGTGAACAAGTTGAGCTTTCCCCCGAAGCGGTGGAGAGAATCAAGACGTGCCGCGCAATGCTGGAGGAAAAACTCAAAGCTCACGAGATTATGTATGGCGTGAACACAGGCATCGGCGAGTTCTCGGAAGTCGTGCTGAACGACGAACAGGTCAGGCAATTCCAGCGATATCTGATCTACAACCATGCTGCCGGCATTGGGGAACCGGCGCCCATCGAATACGTGCGCGGTGCCATCGCCAGCCGGATCAATGTGCACGCTCGCGGCAAATCCGGCTGCCGTCCTGAAATCACCCGGACAATGGTCGAGATGTTGAATAAGGGCGTTACACCGGTCGTCTGCCAAAAAGGGTCGGTTGGCGCATGCGGGGATCTCGCGCCGATGTCACAAATCGCCTTGCTGCTTATGGGCGAAGGAGAGGCCTACTATCAAGGCAAGTGCCTGCCGGGCAAGGAAGCGCTGGACAAAGCCGGCATTCCTGTCCCTGGTCTCCAGGCGCGCGACGGCCTTGCGACAATCAACGGATCTAATCTTATGGCCGCCATGAGCGCGCTTCACCTCTACGACATGAACCGCTGGCTCAAGCAAGCCGAAATCGCCTGTGCCATGACGCTGGAAGCGCTCTATGCCAACATGAAGCCGTACGATGTCAGGCTGCACGAGCTGCGCGGCTTCCCCGGCGCGGTTCGCAGCGCCAAAGCGATTATGAAATGCATCGCGGGGAGCGATCTGGTAACAGGAAAGCTCAAAACAAAGGTCCAGGATGCCTATTCCATGCGCTCGTCTCCCCAGGTCACTGGAGCCGCGCATGATGCCCTCGCTTTTGCCAGGAGACAAGTGGAAATCGAACTCAATGCAGTGGCCGATAATCCGGTGTTCTTGCCGGAGGACAGGCTGACCCTCACCGGCGCCAACTTTCAGGGCTCACCCGTGTGCCTGCCGATGGACATGGCAGGGGCGGCAATCACAATGGTCTGCGTTCTGTCGGAACGGCGTCTCAATCGCCTGACCAATCCGGCGTTGAGCGTTGGACTGCCCGCATTTCTCACCAAAGGGGCAGGAATGTTTTCAGGCATGATGCTGAGCCAGTACACCGCCGACAGCCTCATCGTGGAGCAAAGAATTCTGTCGATGCCGGCAAGCATTCAGTCCATTCCAGCCGCAGCCGACCAGGAAGACTTTGTTTCGATGGGTATGAACACGGCTATCAAGAACGCCCAGATTCTCGATAATGCTTATGGGATCCTCGGCATCGAGTTCATGGCAGCGGCGCAGGCGCTGGACTTCCGAGAGTTTACTCCCGGACGCGGCGTGGAGAAGGCGCGGGGTGTCGTCCGCAAATATGTCGAGCATCTCGACGAAGACCGGCCGCTGTATCCGGATCACACCCGGATGAAAGAGCTAGTCAAATCGTGCGAGATTCTGGAAGAAGTGGAAAAGGTAGTAGGCAGTTTGGAGTAG